One window of the Fibrobacter sp. UWR4 genome contains the following:
- a CDS encoding type II toxin-antitoxin system MqsA family antitoxin, with amino-acid sequence MIIKECPICCAKVIRKKVKETYTYKGKSITVNNLPIFHCTGCGEEFIDEERVGPINKKLDALYREAEGLLQPQEIVEIRKKFGYSQEEFAEIVGGGPKAFAKYEKGTVTQSRSMDNLLRILRDSSDAMTILTSQKALCACEAKSVYQVKKDKSSSCSKTSRS; translated from the coding sequence ATGATTATCAAAGAATGTCCCATTTGCTGCGCAAAAGTGATCCGAAAAAAAGTAAAAGAAACCTACACCTACAAGGGTAAATCCATCACCGTAAACAACCTTCCAATTTTCCATTGTACCGGATGTGGCGAGGAGTTCATTGACGAGGAACGTGTCGGTCCCATCAACAAAAAGCTTGATGCTCTCTACAGGGAAGCGGAGGGCTTATTGCAACCCCAGGAGATTGTTGAAATTCGCAAGAAGTTCGGTTACTCCCAGGAAGAATTTGCAGAAATCGTGGGTGGCGGACCGAAGGCCTTTGCCAAGTATGAAAAAGGAACTGTAACACAGAGCCGTTCCATGGACAACCTGCTTCGCATCCTGCGGGATTCCTCAGACGCCATGACCATTCTAACAAGTCAAAAAGCCCTCTGTGCCTGCGAAGCCAAAAGTGTTTATCAGGTAAAAAAAGACAAGAGTTCGTCCTGTTCAAAGACATCTCGTTCATGA
- a CDS encoding type II toxin-antitoxin system MqsR family toxin, producing MEHLGKAHYDLELIKKLLQDKDKRFVTRSSKQTAVLLGYTDEDSIVERVCKLRSNEIYKTMTTDADTTLWQDVYHSADTKADGSCVRLYIKIQITKNGNGVVISFKEL from the coding sequence ATGGAACACCTCGGCAAAGCGCACTATGATTTGGAGTTGATAAAAAAACTGCTCCAGGACAAAGACAAAAGATTTGTTACACGATCTTCTAAACAGACTGCCGTTCTGCTAGGATACACAGACGAAGATTCAATCGTTGAACGCGTATGCAAATTAAGGAGTAACGAAATATACAAGACCATGACAACCGACGCTGACACAACTCTTTGGCAAGATGTTTATCATTCCGCAGACACAAAAGCGGATGGTTCTTGCGTAAGGTTGTATATCAAAATTCAAATAACAAAAAATGGAAACGGAGTTGTCATTTCGTTCAAGGAGCTATAA